The proteins below come from a single Corynebacterium cystitidis genomic window:
- the ftsR gene encoding transcriptional regulator FtsR — protein MSAVRNTQPRLSAPRAGKKTGTKTMSIGVVIERLREEFPDVAVSKIRFLESEGLITPQRTDSGYRRFTEDDVERLRYILVTQRDNYLPLKVIREQLDAMDSGQVTAILSATDADPMISPENFKAPAPTRLTDTDVAEQANATGEQVMELVKIGVVTPDSAGLFTADDVRTVTTALALMEFGFDSRHLKSLRNTASRQADLIGQVAGPVAKSQKDTAKAQAEELGQQMTALVVSLHASLVKNELRNRLD, from the coding sequence GTGAGCGCAGTTCGCAACACCCAACCACGATTGTCCGCACCGCGGGCAGGTAAGAAGACGGGCACAAAGACCATGTCTATCGGTGTGGTCATCGAGCGCTTACGTGAAGAATTTCCCGATGTGGCGGTGTCCAAAATCCGTTTTCTTGAATCGGAGGGGCTGATCACTCCACAGCGCACTGATTCTGGCTATCGCCGATTCACCGAAGACGATGTTGAGCGACTGCGTTATATCCTGGTCACCCAACGTGATAATTACCTGCCGCTAAAGGTTATTCGCGAACAGCTTGACGCCATGGATTCTGGCCAAGTCACCGCAATTTTGTCTGCGACCGATGCTGACCCAATGATTTCTCCCGAGAATTTCAAGGCGCCGGCTCCGACCCGCCTGACTGATACGGACGTGGCGGAACAAGCGAATGCAACCGGCGAGCAGGTGATGGAGCTGGTGAAAATCGGAGTAGTGACTCCCGATTCTGCAGGCCTGTTCACCGCAGACGATGTGCGTACCGTGACAACAGCACTGGCGTTGATGGAGTTCGGTTTTGATTCCCGACACCTCAAATCACTTCGCAATACGGCCTCACGCCAGGCGGATCTCATTGGGCAAGTGGCGGGCCCAGTTGCTAAGTCTCAGAAGGACACTGCAAAGGCTCAAGCAGAGGAGCTGGGGCAGCAGATGACGGCATTAGTTGTTTCGCTACACGCGTCACTGGTGAAAAACGAACTGCGTAACCGGCTGGACTAA
- the odhI gene encoding oxoglutarate dehydrogenase inhibitor Odhl — protein MSENTGTPEQQVETTSVFRADLLKEMENGAATSSENKGVDNLPEGAALLVVKRGPNAGARFLLDQETTTAGRHTEADIFLDDVTVSRRHAEFRNNAGEFEVVDVGSLNGTYVNREPRNSQVLASGDEIQIGKFRLVFITQG, from the coding sequence ATGAGCGAAAACACCGGTACCCCCGAGCAGCAGGTAGAAACCACCTCGGTCTTCCGCGCCGATTTGCTGAAGGAGATGGAAAACGGTGCAGCCACCAGCTCTGAGAACAAAGGTGTCGATAACCTTCCTGAAGGTGCAGCGCTCCTCGTTGTGAAGCGTGGCCCCAATGCGGGTGCCCGCTTCCTGCTAGACCAAGAAACCACCACTGCAGGTCGACACACAGAGGCTGATATCTTCCTTGACGATGTCACCGTATCGCGCCGTCACGCGGAGTTCCGCAATAACGCAGGCGAGTTTGAGGTGGTCGATGTAGGTTCTTTGAACGGCACCTACGTTAACCGTGAGCCACGCAACTCCCAGGTTCTGGCTTCTGGTGATGAAATCCAGATTGGTAAATTCCGTTTGGTTTTTATTACGCAAGGCTAA
- the secA2 gene encoding accessory Sec system translocase SecA2, protein MAAFDWFWKAMGASSERNTKKSKDIVDKAHLRIDELSSLTDDEVSQRAHALVKDGAITDKSEFLALLTVASQRTLSMRPFHVQNQAVLRLLEGDVIQMATGEGKTLVGAMAATGFALTGQRTHVITVNNYLADRDAEWMRPLVEFFGLSVGAVTEKTRRADRAELYRRDVIYAPVTEIGFDHLRDNQITHRCQTVQAPAQVALVDEADSVLVDEALVPLVLAGSEPGVQSTGQITDVVGHLREKEHYTIDVDGRNVFLTEAGADAVERALGIDSLYSDEHIGSTLVKVNLALHAKALLLRDVHYVVAEGKVALVDASRGRVAELQRWPDGLQAAVEAKEGLDVTEGGRILDSITLQALMRRYPLVCGMTGTAVEATDQLRQFYGLHVSVIDRDKEPQRFDEADRIYHTMDDKNRAIVEEIAHINSTGQPVLVGTHDVAESEALAAALQQRGIEVNVLNAKNDAEEARIIAEAGDLGRVTVSTQMAGRGTDIRLGGADESDHDAVAELGGLAVIGTARHRTARLDNQLRGRAGRQGDPGLSLFFVSLDDDIVTTGGADEELTVHPEPDGRINTKRIQDFVEHCQRVTEGQLLEIHAQTWKYNQLLADQRIIVDERRAKLLDTDQAWQELAQRAPERAAELDHLDASIREQAARDIMLFHLDDEWSEHLAHMDDVRESIHLRAIARETPIDEYHRIAVGEFKQLAQRAVDSAVETFQSVNIDADGAHLESAGWKRPSATWTYMVSDNPLAGSGNSVISGISNLFR, encoded by the coding sequence ATGGCTGCATTCGACTGGTTCTGGAAGGCGATGGGCGCTTCGTCGGAACGCAATACGAAGAAGTCCAAAGACATCGTCGACAAGGCGCATTTGCGTATCGACGAGCTCAGCTCGCTTACCGACGACGAGGTCTCCCAGCGTGCGCACGCCCTGGTGAAAGACGGTGCGATCACAGATAAATCTGAGTTCCTCGCGCTGCTGACTGTGGCCTCGCAGCGCACGTTGTCGATGAGGCCTTTTCATGTGCAGAACCAGGCTGTGCTACGCCTGCTGGAAGGCGACGTTATCCAGATGGCCACCGGTGAGGGTAAGACGTTGGTGGGTGCCATGGCAGCCACAGGTTTTGCGCTGACTGGGCAACGCACGCACGTGATTACTGTGAACAATTACCTCGCAGACCGCGATGCGGAATGGATGCGCCCGCTGGTCGAGTTTTTTGGCCTGAGTGTGGGTGCTGTCACCGAAAAGACGCGTCGTGCGGACCGCGCTGAGCTATATCGGCGCGACGTGATTTATGCGCCGGTGACCGAAATCGGCTTCGACCACCTGCGCGATAACCAGATCACGCATCGCTGCCAGACCGTTCAGGCGCCGGCACAGGTTGCGTTGGTCGACGAAGCGGATTCCGTGCTTGTCGACGAAGCCCTTGTGCCTTTAGTGCTCGCGGGCTCGGAACCGGGTGTGCAGTCCACCGGCCAGATCACCGATGTGGTTGGCCACCTGCGCGAGAAAGAGCACTACACCATCGATGTTGACGGCCGCAACGTGTTTTTGACGGAGGCTGGAGCGGATGCGGTGGAGCGCGCGCTTGGCATTGACTCGTTGTACTCGGATGAGCACATCGGTTCGACTTTGGTGAAGGTGAACCTAGCGCTGCATGCCAAAGCGTTGCTGCTGCGCGACGTGCACTACGTAGTTGCCGAGGGCAAAGTGGCTCTGGTGGATGCCTCACGTGGGCGCGTCGCCGAGTTGCAACGTTGGCCCGACGGGTTGCAAGCCGCTGTGGAGGCGAAGGAAGGCCTTGACGTTACTGAAGGCGGCAGGATTTTGGATTCGATCACCTTGCAGGCACTCATGCGACGCTACCCGCTGGTGTGCGGTATGACGGGTACCGCTGTGGAGGCCACCGACCAGCTACGTCAGTTCTATGGCCTGCATGTCTCTGTCATTGACCGGGACAAAGAACCGCAGCGCTTCGATGAAGCGGACCGCATCTATCACACCATGGACGATAAAAACCGTGCGATCGTCGAAGAAATCGCCCACATCAACTCCACCGGCCAACCGGTGCTCGTCGGCACGCACGATGTTGCCGAATCGGAGGCGTTGGCCGCAGCGCTCCAACAACGCGGCATCGAAGTGAACGTGCTTAACGCGAAAAATGATGCGGAGGAGGCACGCATCATCGCTGAGGCCGGCGACTTGGGTCGGGTGACCGTGTCTACGCAGATGGCGGGACGCGGTACCGATATCCGTTTGGGAGGTGCTGACGAGTCCGATCATGACGCTGTGGCCGAGCTCGGAGGTCTTGCAGTAATCGGTACAGCGCGCCACCGTACTGCACGCTTGGACAACCAGCTGCGCGGTCGCGCGGGCCGCCAGGGCGATCCAGGCTTGAGCCTGTTTTTCGTTTCGCTTGACGACGACATTGTCACTACTGGTGGTGCGGATGAGGAACTCACCGTACATCCCGAACCTGATGGGCGCATCAACACTAAGCGCATCCAAGACTTCGTGGAGCATTGTCAACGTGTTACCGAGGGCCAATTGCTGGAGATCCACGCCCAAACCTGGAAGTACAACCAACTCCTAGCTGACCAGCGCATCATCGTCGATGAGCGCCGCGCAAAACTTTTGGACACGGACCAGGCGTGGCAGGAGCTCGCCCAGCGCGCCCCAGAGCGGGCTGCAGAACTCGACCACCTGGATGCGTCGATACGCGAACAGGCTGCGCGCGATATCATGCTGTTCCACTTGGATGATGAGTGGAGTGAGCACCTCGCGCACATGGATGATGTGCGCGAGTCGATCCACTTGCGCGCCATTGCTCGCGAGACACCGATCGACGAGTATCACCGGATTGCGGTCGGCGAATTCAAGCAGTTGGCTCAGCGGGCTGTAGACAGCGCCGTAGAAACGTTTCAAAGCGTGAACATTGATGCTGATGGGGCACACCTAGAGAGCGCAGGTTGGAAACGGCCGAGTGCGACGTGGACTTATATGGTGTCTGATAATCCTCTCGCGGGCTCAGGAAATTCGGTAATCTCGGGTATTAGCAATCTGTTCCGTTAG